The Castor canadensis chromosome 8, mCasCan1.hap1v2, whole genome shotgun sequence genome contains a region encoding:
- the LOC141425950 gene encoding olfactory receptor 6C2-like, whose product MRNNTVTTFILMGLTDNQQLQVLIFIFIFLTYTLSVTGNLAIVSLILVDSHLKTAMYYFLQNFAFLEISFTSACIPRYLYNIATGDKMITYNACVTQVFFTDLFSVTEFFLLVAMSYDRYVAICRPLHYMTIMNSTHCRRLVFCCWVAGLCILIPPLSLGLKLEFCDSNAIDHFICDASPIIKISCSDTWFMEQTVIICAVLTLIITFLCVVLSYIYIIKTILKFPSAQQKKKAFSTCSSHMIVVSITYGSCIFIYIKPSAKEEVAINKRVTVLTTSIAPMLNPFIYTLRNKQVKQAFSDSVKRIMTLFKKERNVMSNQHKS is encoded by the coding sequence ATGAGGAACAATACAGTAACAACTTTCATTCTGATGGGACTGACTGATAACCAGCAACTGCAGGTTctgatttttatctttatctttctcACTTACACACTGAGTGTAACTGGGAATCTGGCTATCGTCTCCCTCATCTTAGTGGATTCTCACCTTAAAACAGCTATGTACTATTTCCTACAAAATTTTGCCTTCTTGGAGATCTCATTCACATCTGCATGTATTCCCAGATACTTGTATAACATAGCAACAGGTGACAAGATGATTACCTATAATGCCTGTGTCACCCAAGTATTTTTTACTGACCTCTTTAGTGTAACTGAATTTTTTCTTCTGGTTGCTAtgtcctatgaccgctatgtggccatctgcaggCCCCTGCATTATATGACTATCATGAATAGCACACACTGCAGAAgacttgtcttttgttgttgggtAGCTGGTCTGTGTATTTTAATACCTCCACTTAGCCTAGGCCTAAAACTAGAGTTTTGTGACTCTAACGCCATTGATCATTTTATCTGTGATGCTTCTCCCATCATAAAAATCTCTTGTTCAGATACTTGGTTCATGGAACAGACTGTTATTATCTGTGCTGTACTGACCCTCATTATAACATTTTTGTGTGTAGTTCTGTCCTACATTTATATCATCAAGACAATTTTAAAATTCCCTTCTGCCCAGCAAAAGAAGAAAGCCTTCTCTACTTGTTCTTCCCACATGATTGTGGTTTCCATCACTTATGGCAGCTGCATCTTCATCTACATCAAACCTTCAGCGAAAGAAGAGGTGGCTATCAACAAGCGTGTGACAGTCCTCACCACTTCCATCGCTCCTatgctgaaccccttcatctacacCTTGAGAAACAAACAAGTCAAGCAGGCCTTCAGTGACTCAGTCAAAAGAATCATGACTCttttcaagaaagaaaggaatgtaaTGTCCAATCAACATAAATCATGA